In the Haloarcula salinisoli genome, TCCGCGAACACGACGAGGATGGCGTCGTTACCCGTCTCGACGACCGAGATGTCCATCTTGACCGGCTCGTCGTTGTGGACGGCGGCATTCGAGAGGAGGTTCGTGAACACGGAGTCGAGCAGTTCGCCGCTGTAGACGCGGTAGTCGGCGGTCTCGGGGTCGAAATCGATCGTCAGCTCCGAGAAATTCGCGTCGACCTCGGTGACCGTCGCCTCGAGAATCGACCTGAGGTCCCGGGGTTCGGGCTCGTCTTGCTCTTCGAGCGTGCTCACGAGGTTGCCGACCCGTTCGATGAGGTCGGCGGAGCTCTCGGCGGCCCGCTGTATCTTGCCGACGTAGTCGGCGGTCTGGCCCTCGACCTCGCCCGCCACTGCGTCTGCGAAGCCGGCGATAATCTGGAGGTCGTTCCCCAGGTCGTGCCGTAGCAGGCGGTCGTACATCTCTATCATCTCCTTGCGCGTCTCGAGGTCCTGGCGCGCTCGCTCGAGGCGTTCGCGCGAGCGAATGTTACTGATAGCCGTGGCCGCGTGGGAGGCCAGAATCTCCAGTGGACGGCTGTACTCCTCGCCGAACGTATCCACGGAGGTCGAGCGAGTCACCAGAATCGCGGTCACCTCGCCGCCGACCTGTGCCGGGACTGCGAGCGTCGCGGTCACGTCTGAGTTCCCGTCCAGACCGGCATCGGCCCCCGTGGTGACGACGGTCTCGCCTGTTTCGAAGGCCTCTCTGGCGACGGGGCCGGGTTTGCCGCCCTGTGTCAGCCGCGGATTCGTGCTGTGGACCACTTCGAGCTCTCCCTCGCGGACCTCGATGAACGTGGAGTAGGAGAACTGGAACAGCAGCGACATCGCTTCCAGCGTCAGCGAGACGACCTCTTCGACGGACTCACACCGGTTGAGTGCTTGCCCGTACTTGTTGAGGTCCGCGACCTGCCTCGCGAAATCCTGCTGTTCTTCGAATGACATGGTATCGTGGCCCCCCAATTGTCTGCTATTACTCGGTAACAGTATAAAAAATGGTCCGGACGATTACCAGAATCGATACTTCGAACCGCCGTCCTCGGACGGACGCTCACTCGAGCCGGTACCTGAGCAACGCGGCGATACCGCCGAGGTTCGCGAGCTGCTCGCCGGGGGCGAACTCGGCCGAGAAGACCGTCACCGACCCGCCTTTCTGCTCGGTCGTCTCGATGATGCGGTCCGCGTCGACGTCCCAATCGCCCTCCCCGGCCCGCTCCTTCCGGAGCCGCTCGTCGAGGACGAGCAGGGTCTCGATGGCGCCGAAGTCGGCGGCTTTGGCGACCTCCTCGGGACCGTATGCCACCTCGCTTCCCTCGCCGATGCGGGCCATCAGCTCGTCGATGTGGTCGGCCTCCTCGGCGATGCGAGTCTGTTGCTGGACGTCCTCGACGGCGCCGCGTTTCAGCACCTCGTGGACGCCGCGGTCCCCGACAGCCGCGGTATCGACGACGGTTATCTGTTCGGCGATGTCCGGGATCGCGTCGCTGAAATAATCCAGTGCGTCTTGCTTGGTAAAGCCCGGTCCGGCGAGGATGTAGGCGTCGACGTCCTGGCGTTTCAGGACGTCCGAGAGTTCCGCGAACAGTTCGTTGCGCGGCCGGGCGTAGTCGCCCTTGCCCGTCGTCGAGGTGATGGTCGCGCGCTCCTCGGTCCCGTACTGGGCGACGGTGTGGACGTGGGCTTCACCCTCCTCGACCGTCGCGATGGCCACGTCAGGGTTCTCGGTGGATTCGACGGCTTCTTCGAGCCGGTCGTCCTGGTCTGGTTTCCAGCGTTTCTCGATTGTCAGTTCGGTGTGTTCCTCGACGTTGAGGGTGTGGTGAAAGCCCAACTGGTCCTCCCGGGAGCAGTCGGTTATCTCGCCGCCGACGCGCAGCCGGTTGGCGAACTTCGCGAACTCCACGTCGGTCACCTCGATTTCCAGCCACATCGGCTCTCGCTCGCCGCCCTTGTCACGGAGGTTGTCGTCGTTGCGTTGGATGCGACGGGTGGTGTCGCCGGAGACGTGGTCGCCGGGCTCGACGATGTAGGAGAGATGCCAGAGGTCGTCGAGCGTCTCGGGGACCAGTTCGACGCGCTCGCGACCCTCGCCGGTGGCCTGCCGGCTCTGTATCTGCATACCCGAACTCCGCCGCCGGGCCTCAAGTGCCCTGCTATTCAGACCGCGGGCTGGGCCTCCGGCGACTCAACGTCGCGGGACTCCGAGACCAGCGGGGTGTCCGCCACACCGGCGCCGATGGCGTAGGCGCTGGCGACGTTCCCGTAGAAACCGATGACCGGCACGAGGAGGATACCGACGATAGTGAAGAGGGCAGCGTATCCGGCGGCCTGGGCCACGAACGAGACGCCGAGTGCGACGAGCACGCCGATAGCGTAGCTCCTGTCGGTCCCGACCGCTCGCAACGTCGACGGGGAGAACGCGGCACTGAATTTCCCCGTATACGCGTAGGCCGCCAGGCCGGCCGGGAGCAGGTACAGAACGGTGAAAATAACGACGACTTCGACCAGCGCCGCGACCAGGACCAGGACCGCGCCGACACCCTGGAACATCTCACTGGTGCTGGCGGTCGGACCAGCGGCCAGAGCAATCGGAATCGCGACGGCGACTGCCAGCGCCAGATAGAGAAGCGCCGTGACGATTATATAGCCGATAATGATTCCAAACGCGGCGAGACCGTCGACGAACAGCCCGCCCCAGTCGTCGAACACCGGCGGCGTCTCGGTCTCACCCTGGCTCACTTGCCTGGTGACTCGGACCTGATAGCCGAAAGCGAGCACGCCGGGAATAATTAGCACGGCGAAGAGACTACACAGGCCACCGATGAGGAGCGTCTTCACTTTCTCTTCGCCCGTCCACGGATACTTGAGCGCGTCTTCGAACATTCGTATCACCTACCGCTTTCCCCGGTAGCCCACTCGGACCGTAGCGCCACGAGCGAGAGTTGCTAATTGCTCATCGTGGCGAACACCCCATAAAATTTGAGTCTCCGACCGGTGAATCAATGGCGGCCGTCAGGCCGCGGGCTCACTCATCGTCTCCTCGCTGTCACCCTCGAGCGGAATCGCCGCGATACCCCGCCCGATAGCGTAGGTGCAGGCCACCTGGCCGTAGAAACTGATGAACGGAACGAGCAGGATACCCACGATAGTGACGAGGGCCACGTTGGTCGCGAGCCCAGCGAGCATGTTGATAGCGAACGCGAACAGCCACGCTATCGCGTAGTCTCGATTCGTGACGATACTCCGGACCGTGGACGGTGAGAACGCCGCCCCGAGCGTGTCAGTCCGCACGTACGCCGCGACCGCGCCGGGCAGTAGATAGCCGGCGACGAGAAAGAGGACGCCGGCGAGCAGCTGGACGGCGAACAGCCCGAAAAAGCCAAGCAGACCCCCGGCGGCCGCGGCCCCGTCGCCCCCGACACCGGCACCCGCGACGAATACGAAAAACGAGGCGACCCAGCCCACGGCGACGAGCAGGAACGGTACCCCGAAGTAGACGGCGCCGATGACGAACGCGGACAGTCCATCGTTGAGCAGCTCGCCCCAGTCGTCGAACGCCGGTGCCGTCTCCGTCTCACCGGCGCTCACCGCTCTGAGTACCCTGACGTTGTAGCCGTAGACGAACAGTATCGGGACGAGCAGGAAGCCAAACATACCCAGTAACCCGCCGATAGCGACCCGCTCTACGTTTCGGTCACCCGTCCACGGGTAGCGAATCGCGTCCTCGAAATCCGGTGTCGTGTCCTGAGCCATCGGTGTGTATCTCGCCCCCGGTGTTGGAGACAGCTACCTATCTCCGCGAAGACGACTTACTATCCAGATGTCGATAGTATATAATTTACGAGATGTGTGTGGGCAAACGGCTGGACTGCCTGTCAGGCCGCGGGCTGGCTGGCGGGCGCCTCACTGCCGTCTTCGACGGCGGGCATCTCCCGCACCGCCGAGCCGATGGCGTGAGCGCCCGCGACGTTCGCGTAGAACGTGATGAAGGGTGCCAGCAACGCACCGACGAAGACGGCACCGAGCACGCCCGAGACGATACCGGCCAGCAGGCTGATACCGACGGCGACGACCCAGCCGGTGGCGTAGGTCTTGCTGAAGGCGTACACGCGGAGCTCGCCCGGCGAGAACGCCGCCCCGAGGCTATCGGTTCGCACCCAGGCGACGATGGCCGCGGGGAGGACGTAGGCGAGCACCAGCGAGACGACGGTCAACAGAGCGAGCGCACCGAGCGCGATGAGCGCGACCGCGAGGCCAGCGCCCTGGCCAGGCCCGGTGACGCCGAGGGTGGCACCACTCGTGACGACGGCGACGACAGCGATGACCGCAGGGACCAGCGAGTACGCCAGTCCGATGGCGAAGGCTTTCAGCCCGTCCACGAACAGGTCACCCCACTCGTCGAAGGCTGGCGGTTCCTCGTTGCCGTTCACGACCGTTCGCAACGTGCGGACGACGTATCCGAGCACGAAGAACGTCGGGACGACGAGGAAGCTCAGGAAGAGCAACAGGCCGCCGATAGCTACGTTTTTCACCGCGCTGTCGCTGTTCCGTGGGTAGTTTAGGGCTTCTTGAAACATGATGGCTCCCGATACCCGGCGGCGAGTCGCCCTGTCCGCACGGCTCGTCGTCTTGTACCTACGTACACTACGCCCGGCAACTATATAACGCTGCGTGAGCCGTGCTATTCGTCGACCATCCGGCTCCCGCCCGGCGGCAGGAACTCCTGAATCAGGTCCGGGCTGGCGACCTTCCGGACGAAGCTCTCGTCGGCGAATCGCGACTTGAACTCCCGGTAGAGCCGCTTTGCGATGTCGTTCTGGGCGTACTGGCCTGGCTCGATGACGATGCTCGTGGCGACGTCGCCCTCGATGGCCGCCGGTGGACCGCCGACGACCTGTGTGCGGTCCTCACACTGGATGCCGACGGCGACGCCCACCGGCGTGTCCTCGAAGTACGTCCGGTCGCCACGCACCGCGAAGCCGCCCTTCTCCAGATACTCCCCGCTCTCGGGCGTCTTCGAGACCTGGTCGGGGTCGACCATGTAGACGTCACCGGCGAACTTCCCGTCCTTCCAGACCGAGCTGTAGGAGACGGCAAACTGGGCGGCCTCCTCCAGCGAGGACTGCGGGAAGTCGACCTCTTTTGCGGATTCGCTCGGGCCGGTGGCCTTGAGTACGGTGACCGGACCGCCGTGGGCCTGCGCGTGGAAGAACTTGTCACCGCGTTCGAGATACTTCTGGACGAGCTGTTCGTTGTCGTCGGCGTCACGGCCGCCGATGACCAGATAGCCGTCGGAGGTCCGGAACCAGCGGAACTGCTCGTACCACTGCTCGTTCTTCCGGACGGGGATGGAGGCCTGGGAGAGCCAGTCGGTCGGTTCGTCGTCGCCCTCGTCGGCCTGGTCACCACCGCCGGCCTCGCCGTCGTCGGCCTCCCACTGGTCGCGCCGTTTTTTGACCGCTTCGAGGTCCTCGCGGGTGTCCTCGATGGCCGCCAGCGCACCCTCCTTCTTGCCCTCGATGCGCTTTGCCTCCTTGTACAGTTCGTCGGCGTTCTTCTCGACGCCGGTGTCCGCGTCGACCGTGACTCGGGTCCCGTCGATGTCCAACGTCACCGTCCCCTCGCTGCCGTCGACGCCGACGACGGCTTCTGCGGCCGGGATACCGCGGTCGGCACCCTCCGCAAACTTCGCCTCGATGTCGTCCCATGGAACGTCCTCGGTGCGGGCGTTCTGGACCGTCGAGAGCACGTCGTCGACGAGGTCGTAGCGGGCATAGAGGAGTTCGGCCTTCTCCCGTTCGGCCTGTGCGTCGGCCTCGAAGTCCTCGATGGCCTCCTGTTGCTGGCGGATGATGTGTTCGTACTTCGAGATCTCGCTCTCGAAGTCGGGCTTTGTCGTCTCGCCGCCCTCGACCTCCTCCTCGCGCTGGAAGTTGTAGAAGTAGTCGTCCAGCGCGGCGTTGAACGTCTCGAAGGGCTCGCTGTAGCGGTGGTCGTACTCCTCTAAGGCCACCGGAGTGGCGTCGACGCGGCGCCGTTCTGGCTCACCGTCCTCGTCGGTCGCGTCCAGGTCCTCGTAGTAGACCCGCGGGTCCAGCGGCCCGTCACGGAGCACGGCCGCAAACTCCGAGACAACCTCGTACAGCCGTTCCAGCTGGTCGTCGGTGAGGTCCTCGACCGCTTCGTGGTAGTCGATACCGGCCCGCGTACACAGCTCCTCGCCGTAGAGGCCGCCGAAGTTGAGCTGTGTCGCCAGGGTCCGCACGAGGTCGGCGTCGGACTCACGAATCCGCGCGACGAACCCGTCGTAGTCGACCGTGAGGGGATTGAACCGGGCAGAGGGGAATTCGTACTGCGAGCCCGGGGCGACGGTCCGGGACTTCAGCCGTACCGTCTCCAGACTGTCGATGACGTCGCCGTGACCGTCCAACACAGCGAGGTTGCCGTCGCCGAACAGCTCCGCGACGACCGTCGTCGAGCCGTCCTCACGAGAGAACTCCAGTTCGAGGATGCGGTCGAACTCGAACTGTTCGACACGAACGAGGTCGGCCCCCGACAGTCGGTTTCGGAGCATCATCGCGAAGTCGGGCGGTCGCCCGGGCGCGTCGGGGACGTGGTCGGCGTCGGCGACGTACGCGCCCTTCACGTCGCCGAGCTCGATGATGAACTCGACGCGGCCCCGGTCGAAGTCCCGCATCTTGAGCCGCACGAGGTCGTCCTCGGCGTAGAGATAGGCTTTGTCGAGCTTCGCGCCGGTGAACTCGCCCAGCTCCGTCTCCAGGGCGGCGAGGTCGACGCTCGTCAGCTCCCGCTTGTGGTCCATATCGGTGGCTGTCGGCGCCCGCCCTAATGCCTATCGGGACAGCACAGGTCCGCTTCAGAATCGTTTAGTCTGCGTGCGCTATAGTCGGCTCATGGCACAGGAGACGCTGTACGAGCGGCTCGGGGGCCACGACGGCATCCGCGCCGTCGTCGACGACTTCTACGACAGACTGCTTGCCGACGACGACATCGGCCCGTTCTTCGAGGGGTCGGACCTGGCAAAGCTCCGGCAGACACAGACCGACTTCCTCTGTGAGGCCGCCGGCGGGCCGGAGACCTACGACGCGGAGCCGATTCGCGAAGCACACATAGACGTCCCGTTCACCCCGGAACACATCCAGCGGGCCGTCGAGCTCCTGTACCGGAGCCTCGGCGAGTTCGACGTGGCCGACGAGGACGCCGACGCCGTCGTCGGAGCGGTCGCGGCCTACGAGCAGGACTTGCTCGCCGAGCCAGACCAGGACGACTGAGCCCGTCGCGGCCGTCGCTGTGTTTCGAGCCACGACACCCCATCTCAGTCGAGCGACTCGACGACGAGCACCCGGAGGTCGTTGACGTTCGTCCCCGTCGGCCCGGTTTCGATGAGCGCACCGCGCTCCCCGAGATAGGTGTTCGCGTCGTTGTCATCGAGCGCTTGTCGGGCAGCCCCGGGGTCGGTCACGAGGCAACCGTCGACGAGCGCCCCCGCGGCGTCGGTGTTGCCGTCGATACCGTCCGTGTCGACCGCCCCCAAGACCGCCTCGGACGGGAGTTCCAACGCGGCGGCGAGGGCGAACTCCTGGTTGGGGCCGCCACGGCCCTCACCGTCGACAGTGACGGTCGTCTCGCCGCCCGAGAGGACGACCGCCGGTGGCGTGACCGGGTTCCCCGTTGCGACCATCTCCTCGGCGACGGCGACGTGGGCCAGCGCGGCGTCCCTGGCCTCGCCCCGTATCCGCGAGGAGAGCACGAGCGTCTCGTACCCCCGCTCGCTGGCCGCCTCGCGGGCGGCCGCCAGTGCGGTCGTATTGGTGCCCACGAGATGCGTGGTGACTCCTTCGAACGCCGGGTCGTCGGGACCGGGCGTCTCGTCGATGGAGCCTGCGGCGCCTGCTTCCAGTCGTTCCCGAACGGGCTCCGGGACGGTGACGTCGTACGAGTCGAGCACGTCGAGGGCGTCCACGTAGGTCGTGGGGTCGGCCACGAGCGGCCCGCTGGCGACGACGTCGAGGTCGTCCCCGACGACGTCGCTGAGGACGAGCGCGGAGACGCGAGCCGGGGCGAGAGCGCGGGCGAGCTGGCCGCCCTTGTTCTCCGAGAGGTGTTTTCTGACGGCGTTGACCTCGTGGATGGATGCCCCACTCGCAAGCAGCGCGTTCGTCGTGGCCTGCAGGTCGGCGAGGCTGATGGCACTCGCCGGGGCAACCATGCACGCGCTGCCGCCGCCGGTGACGACGGCCAGGACGAGTGTCTCCGGGCCGACCGACGCCGCCCGGTCAAGCAGCGCTTCGGTGGACTCGACGCCCCGCTGACTCGGGACCGGATGGGCCGCCGGGCGGACGTCGACCACGGTCGTCGGCTGTGGGTTGTCGGTGACAACGATACCGCCGTCCAGCGCCTCGCCCAGGATGTCTTCGAGTACCGCAGCGACGTGGGCGGCCGCGTTCCCGCCACCGACGACCACCACCGACTCGTACGTCGAGAGGTCGTGGCTTTCGGCCCCGATTTCGAGGGTCGTGCCGCCGAACTGGAGCGCCGCTCTGACGACCCGCTCGGGATGGGCGGCTTCGATGCCGGCCTCGACGCAGGCCAGCGCGGTCGCGTGCGCTGCCGTCTCGGGGAGTGACTCTCGATTGTGAATCATCTGTGTGATACGCGACAGCGTCGTCTCAGAGTTCCTCGGCGAGCGTCTCACCGACCTCCAGTCCGTTGCGGACTGCAGCGTGGAGGCGCGGCGCCTCGGCCACCCAGTCGCCGGCGAAGTAGAGGTCGTGGTCGGCCGCGGGAGCGAGTGTCCCGCGGTCCACGGTGTCTTCTGGCTGGGCGTAGCGCCAGTGCTGGTGGTCGGTCCAGTCGGGGTCGGTCAGCCTGTCGTCGTCCAGCAAGTGGGCGGTCCGCTGAGCTATCTCCGCGAGTAGTCGGTCGGGATGCGCGTCGTAGTTCGCGACCGACCAGCCCTCGTTCATCTGGACCAGCAGGAGCGACTCGCCGTCGGGGACGTGGCCCGCCTTGCACTCCTCGCGGGCCAGCCAGCCGATGTCGTGGGCCTTGTCGCTGTTGACGGCGGCGTACCACGGCACGTCGAGTTCGAACGGGTAGTGGAGCATCCCGGAGATGACGGTCCGGTACGGGACCGAGGCGACGGTCTGGCGGAGGTCGCGGCAGTCGTCGTGGTCCCAGTCCGCCTCGCCCAGCAGGTCGGCGGTCTGTGGCGCCGGCGGCGTAAGCAGGAGGGCGTCGTAGTGCCCGTGGTCGATTCCGTCGGCGTCGTGGACGCGCCACCCGTTGGCCTGGCGGTCGAGGGTCTCGACTCTGACGCCGTTGTGGACGGTCGCTTCGGTTTCGGCGAACAGCCGCTTTGCCAGCTGTGTGATGCCGGATTCGTAGGTCCACTTGTGGTCGTCGCTGTCACGGCCTTCGCCGACCTCGCCGTCGCGTTCGAAGGCGTATATCGGCGCTTCGACGTCGACGAGACCGTCGGTCGGGAGGGTCTCGGTCACCAGCTCGGTGACGCGTTCGTCGTCGGCCTTGAGGTAGTTCGCGCCGTACTCGTAGGTACAGTCGTCGTTCCGGCGGGTTGCGGCGCGGCCACAGACGCCGCCGCTCTTCTCGAAGACAGTGACCTCGACCGCAGCGTCCCGCAGTGCGTACGCTGCTGCCGCACCCGCCCCGCCCGCACCGACGACGGCAAGCTTGGATGTCATATCTCGACAGTGGGACGGCGCGAGTAAATAACCACGAGCCGTCGGGCAGTGTCACAGCCGTCCGGCCAGCGCTCGCAAGGCGTCGTCGCCACCAGTCACCAGCGGGTCGCCGTGGCCCATGGCTGCCACGTCGAACCGCGGAATCCGCGCGGAAAGCGCGGCGACGCTCTCGCGCAACTGGGCCATGTCGTAGGAGTCACCCCAGAACGGCGTCGTCAGGCCGCCGTCGTCGCCGGCCCAGACGAGGTCGCCGAGAAAGGCCGCCGACGCGCCCTCGTGGTGGTACACCACGTGGCCCGGGTTGTGCCCTGGGGTGTGGTGGGCCGTGAACCCGCCGACGGTGTCACCATCGTCCAGCGGTTCGAGCCGGAGGTCCGGCAACGGGAACAGCCGACGGCTCGCCCGGTGGAAGAGCCCCTTGTGGTGGAGCCACTCGGGATGGGCGCGTCGCTCCAGCAGGTCGAGGTCGTCCCGGCCCAGCGAGACCGGGCCGTCGAACTCGGGGACCAGCCGGTTGAGACCGCCGACGTGGTCCAGGTCGTAGTGGGTGACCAGCACGCGGTCGAGGTCGGCCGGGGAGTAGCCCACCGCGTCGAGTTCCTCGCGAACGGTGGGTTCGTTCCACCAGAGCCCGGTGTCGACGAGCGTCAGGCTGTCGGGGCCGGCCTCGAACGCGCCCCCGTCGACGAGGTAGGCGTTCGAGGCCAGCGGCGGGAACAGGCCCAGTTCCAGCAACCAGACGCCCGGCCGAAGCTCTCGGACCATAC is a window encoding:
- a CDS encoding ATP-binding protein, which codes for MSFEEQQDFARQVADLNKYGQALNRCESVEEVVSLTLEAMSLLFQFSYSTFIEVREGELEVVHSTNPRLTQGGKPGPVAREAFETGETVVTTGADAGLDGNSDVTATLAVPAQVGGEVTAILVTRSTSVDTFGEEYSRPLEILASHAATAISNIRSRERLERARQDLETRKEMIEMYDRLLRHDLGNDLQIIAGFADAVAGEVEGQTADYVGKIQRAAESSADLIERVGNLVSTLEEQDEPEPRDLRSILEATVTEVDANFSELTIDFDPETADYRVYSGELLDSVFTNLLSNAAVHNDEPVKMDISVVETGNDAILVVFADDGKGVPESIRAEIFEMGAKGPDSSGTGFGLGFVRALTESYGGGVTVGESEMGGAEFRVTLQRA
- a CDS encoding mRNA surveillance protein pelota, whose amino-acid sequence is MQIQSRQATGEGRERVELVPETLDDLWHLSYIVEPGDHVSGDTTRRIQRNDDNLRDKGGEREPMWLEIEVTDVEFAKFANRLRVGGEITDCSREDQLGFHHTLNVEEHTELTIEKRWKPDQDDRLEEAVESTENPDVAIATVEEGEAHVHTVAQYGTEERATITSTTGKGDYARPRNELFAELSDVLKRQDVDAYILAGPGFTKQDALDYFSDAIPDIAEQITVVDTAAVGDRGVHEVLKRGAVEDVQQQTRIAEEADHIDELMARIGEGSEVAYGPEEVAKAADFGAIETLLVLDERLRKERAGEGDWDVDADRIIETTEQKGGSVTVFSAEFAPGEQLANLGGIAALLRYRLE
- a CDS encoding DUF4013 domain-containing protein; this translates as MFEDALKYPWTGEEKVKTLLIGGLCSLFAVLIIPGVLAFGYQVRVTRQVSQGETETPPVFDDWGGLFVDGLAAFGIIIGYIIVTALLYLALAVAVAIPIALAAGPTASTSEMFQGVGAVLVLVAALVEVVVIFTVLYLLPAGLAAYAYTGKFSAAFSPSTLRAVGTDRSYAIGVLVALGVSFVAQAAGYAALFTIVGILLVPVIGFYGNVASAYAIGAGVADTPLVSESRDVESPEAQPAV
- a CDS encoding DUF4013 domain-containing protein produces the protein MAQDTTPDFEDAIRYPWTGDRNVERVAIGGLLGMFGFLLVPILFVYGYNVRVLRAVSAGETETAPAFDDWGELLNDGLSAFVIGAVYFGVPFLLVAVGWVASFFVFVAGAGVGGDGAAAAGGLLGFFGLFAVQLLAGVLFLVAGYLLPGAVAAYVRTDTLGAAFSPSTVRSIVTNRDYAIAWLFAFAINMLAGLATNVALVTIVGILLVPFISFYGQVACTYAIGRGIAAIPLEGDSEETMSEPAA
- a CDS encoding DUF4013 domain-containing protein, which encodes MFQEALNYPRNSDSAVKNVAIGGLLLFLSFLVVPTFFVLGYVVRTLRTVVNGNEEPPAFDEWGDLFVDGLKAFAIGLAYSLVPAVIAVVAVVTSGATLGVTGPGQGAGLAVALIALGALALLTVVSLVLAYVLPAAIVAWVRTDSLGAAFSPGELRVYAFSKTYATGWVVAVGISLLAGIVSGVLGAVFVGALLAPFITFYANVAGAHAIGSAVREMPAVEDGSEAPASQPAA
- the rqcH gene encoding ribosome rescue protein RqcH translates to MDHKRELTSVDLAALETELGEFTGAKLDKAYLYAEDDLVRLKMRDFDRGRVEFIIELGDVKGAYVADADHVPDAPGRPPDFAMMLRNRLSGADLVRVEQFEFDRILELEFSREDGSTTVVAELFGDGNLAVLDGHGDVIDSLETVRLKSRTVAPGSQYEFPSARFNPLTVDYDGFVARIRESDADLVRTLATQLNFGGLYGEELCTRAGIDYHEAVEDLTDDQLERLYEVVSEFAAVLRDGPLDPRVYYEDLDATDEDGEPERRRVDATPVALEEYDHRYSEPFETFNAALDDYFYNFQREEEVEGGETTKPDFESEISKYEHIIRQQQEAIEDFEADAQAEREKAELLYARYDLVDDVLSTVQNARTEDVPWDDIEAKFAEGADRGIPAAEAVVGVDGSEGTVTLDIDGTRVTVDADTGVEKNADELYKEAKRIEGKKEGALAAIEDTREDLEAVKKRRDQWEADDGEAGGGDQADEGDDEPTDWLSQASIPVRKNEQWYEQFRWFRTSDGYLVIGGRDADDNEQLVQKYLERGDKFFHAQAHGGPVTVLKATGPSESAKEVDFPQSSLEEAAQFAVSYSSVWKDGKFAGDVYMVDPDQVSKTPESGEYLEKGGFAVRGDRTYFEDTPVGVAVGIQCEDRTQVVGGPPAAIEGDVATSIVIEPGQYAQNDIAKRLYREFKSRFADESFVRKVASPDLIQEFLPPGGSRMVDE
- a CDS encoding truncated hemoglobin — its product is MAQETLYERLGGHDGIRAVVDDFYDRLLADDDIGPFFEGSDLAKLRQTQTDFLCEAAGGPETYDAEPIREAHIDVPFTPEHIQRAVELLYRSLGEFDVADEDADAVVGAVAAYEQDLLAEPDQDD
- a CDS encoding glycerate kinase type-2 family protein translates to MIHNRESLPETAAHATALACVEAGIEAAHPERVVRAALQFGGTTLEIGAESHDLSTYESVVVVGGGNAAAHVAAVLEDILGEALDGGIVVTDNPQPTTVVDVRPAAHPVPSQRGVESTEALLDRAASVGPETLVLAVVTGGGSACMVAPASAISLADLQATTNALLASGASIHEVNAVRKHLSENKGGQLARALAPARVSALVLSDVVGDDLDVVASGPLVADPTTYVDALDVLDSYDVTVPEPVRERLEAGAAGSIDETPGPDDPAFEGVTTHLVGTNTTALAAAREAASERGYETLVLSSRIRGEARDAALAHVAVAEEMVATGNPVTPPAVVLSGGETTVTVDGEGRGGPNQEFALAAALELPSEAVLGAVDTDGIDGNTDAAGALVDGCLVTDPGAARQALDDNDANTYLGERGALIETGPTGTNVNDLRVLVVESLD
- a CDS encoding NAD(P)/FAD-dependent oxidoreductase is translated as MTSKLAVVGAGGAGAAAAYALRDAAVEVTVFEKSGGVCGRAATRRNDDCTYEYGANYLKADDERVTELVTETLPTDGLVDVEAPIYAFERDGEVGEGRDSDDHKWTYESGITQLAKRLFAETEATVHNGVRVETLDRQANGWRVHDADGIDHGHYDALLLTPPAPQTADLLGEADWDHDDCRDLRQTVASVPYRTVISGMLHYPFELDVPWYAAVNSDKAHDIGWLAREECKAGHVPDGESLLLVQMNEGWSVANYDAHPDRLLAEIAQRTAHLLDDDRLTDPDWTDHQHWRYAQPEDTVDRGTLAPAADHDLYFAGDWVAEAPRLHAAVRNGLEVGETLAEEL
- a CDS encoding MBL fold metallo-hydrolase is translated as MVRELRPGVWLLELGLFPPLASNAYLVDGGAFEAGPDSLTLVDTGLWWNEPTVREELDAVGYSPADLDRVLVTHYDLDHVGGLNRLVPEFDGPVSLGRDDLDLLERRAHPEWLHHKGLFHRASRRLFPLPDLRLEPLDDGDTVGGFTAHHTPGHNPGHVVYHHEGASAAFLGDLVWAGDDGGLTTPFWGDSYDMAQLRESVAALSARIPRFDVAAMGHGDPLVTGGDDALRALAGRL